One genomic window of Equus caballus isolate H_3958 breed thoroughbred chromosome 6, TB-T2T, whole genome shotgun sequence includes the following:
- the SLCO1A2 gene encoding solute carrier organic anion transporter family member 1A2 isoform X6: protein MGDTEERTETHKIRCLSKLKMFLLAITCAYVAKTLSGSYMNSMLTQIERQFNIPTSVVGFINGSFEIGNLLLIVFVSYFGTKLHRPIMIGVGCVVMSLGCFLQSLPHFFMDRYEYESTVSVSGNLSSNSFLCMENGTQIFRPTEDPSGFIETGAIIGPLIGLLLASFCANVYVDTGSVNTEGLTNNAEIVKNDQEEKQKEVKKEKDGITKDFLPFLKSLLCNPIYMLFILISVIQFNAFVNMISFMPKYLEQQYGKSSSDAIFLIGIYNLPPICIGYIVGGLIMKKFKITVKQAAHIGCWFSLIEYLLYYLCFLMICDNSPVAGVTTSYEGTHQDLYVENILTGCNMNCNCPTKIWDPVCGENGLSYMSACLAGCETSVGTGIDMVFQNCSCIGTSGNSSAVLGLCDKGHDCSLMLQYFLILSMTSSFIYSLSAIPGYMVLLRCIKPEEKSLGVGLHTFCTRVFAGIPAPIYFGALVDSTCLHWGTLKCGESGACRIYDSTNFRYIYLGLPAALRGSSYIPAFLILAILRKRRLPGEEASSGTVLVEAKVTGKENECKDRHQNSKVSNNDEWKTKL, encoded by the exons CTGAGACTCATAAAATAAGATGTCTTTCCAAGTTGAAG ATGTTTCTGTTGGCAATAACATGTGCATATGTAGCCAAAACACTATCTGGATCTTATATGAATTCCATGCTCACACAAATAGAGAGACAATTCAACATCCCAACATCTGTGGTTGGATTTATTAATGGGAGCTTTGAGATTG GAAATCTTTTGTTGATTGTATTTGTGAGTTATTTTGGAACCAAACTGCATAGACCTATAATGATTGGTGTTGGATGTGTGGTTATGAGCCTAGGGTGTTTCTTACAATCACTACCTCATTTCTTCATGGACCG ATATGAATATGAATCTACAGTTTCAGTTTCAGGCAATTTGTCCTCAAACAGTTTCTTGTGTATGGAAAATGGAACCCAGATTTTCAGACCAACAGAGGATCCATCAG ggTTTATAGAAACAGGAGCTATCATTGGTCCTCTGATTGGACTTTTGTTAGCATCATTTTGTGCAAACGTTTATGTTGACACTGGATCTGTGAACACAG AAGGACTAACAAATAATGCTGAGATCGTTAAAAACGaccaagaagagaaacaaaaagaagtcaagaaggaaaaggatggaatcACTAAGG attttttaccCTTCTTGAAAAGTCTTTTATGCAACCCAATTTACATGCTTTTCATACTAATAAGTGTGATCCAGTTCAATGCATTTGTTAATATGATCTCCTTCATGCCGAAATATCTGGAACAACAATATGGAAAATCATCTTCGGATGCAATCTTTTTAATTG GTATTTATAACTTACCTCCAATATGCATTGGATATATAGTTGGTGGTTTAATTATGAAGAAGTTCAAGATTACTGTCAAACAAGCTGCCCACATAGGATGCTGGTTTTCTTTAATTGAGTATCTTCTCTATTACTTGTGTTTTCTCATGATCTGTGATAACTCTCCAGTTGCTGGCGTAACCACCTCTTATGAAGG AACACATCAAGATTTATACGTGGAAAATATCCTTACTGGCTGCAACATGAATTGCAACTGTCCAACTAAAATATGGGACCCTGTGTGTGGAGAAAATGGTTTGTCGTATATGTCGGCTTGTCTTGCTGGCTGTGAGACATCTGTCGGAACAGGAATAGACATG GTGTTCCAAAATTGTAGCTGCATTGGGACATCAGGAAATTCATCTGCAGTTCTTGGGCTGTGTGACAAAGGACATGACTGTTCCCTGATGCTCCAATACTTTTTAATCCTATCCATGACCAGtagtttcatttattctttatccGCCATACCTGGATATATGGTTCTCCTGAG gTGTATCAAGCCTGAAGAGAAGTCTCTTGGTGTAGGATTACATACATTTTGCACAAGAGTATTTg CTGGGATTCCTGCACCTATATATTTTGGAGCTTTAGTGGACTCCACATGTTTACATTGGGGAACTTTGAAATGTGGTGAGTCAGGGGCATGCAGGATATATGATTCCACCAACTTCAG GTATATTTACCTTGGATTGCCAGCAGCGCTAAGAGGCTCAAGCTATATTCCAGCCTTTTTGATCTTGGCTATTTTGAGGAAGCGTCGCCTACCTGGGGAAGAAGCCTCTTCAGGAACTGTGCTTGTAGAGGCGAAGGTTACGGGGAAGGAAAATGAGTGCAAAGATAGGCACCAAAATTCCAAAGTTTCAAATAATGATGAATGGAAAACTAAACTGTAA
- the SLCO1A2 gene encoding solute carrier organic anion transporter family member 1A2 isoform X3: MGDTEERTETHKIRCLSKLKMFLLAITCAYVAKTLSGSYMNSMLTQIERQFNIPTSVVGFINGSFEIGNLLLIVFVSYFGTKLHRPIMIGVGCVVMSLGCFLQSLPHFFMDRYEYESTVSVSGNLSSNSFLCMENGTQIFRPTEDPSGFIETGAIIGPLIGLLLASFCANVYVDTGSVNTEDLTITPTDTRWVGAWWFGFLVCAGVNLLTAIPFFFLPKTPPKEGLTNNAEIVKNDQEEKQKEVKKEKDGITKDFLPFLKSLLCNPIYMLFILISVIQFNAFVNMISFMPKYLEQQYGKSSSDAIFLIGIYNLPPICIGYIVGGLIMKKFKITVKQAAHIGCWFSLIEYLLYYLCFLMICDNSPVAGVTTSYEGTHQDLYVENILTGCNMNCNCPTKIWDPVCGENGLSYMSACLAGCETSVGTGIDMVFQNCSCIGTSGNSSAVLGLCDKGHDCSLMLQYFLILSMTSSFIYSLSAIPGYMVLLRCIKPEEKSLGVGLHTFCTRVFAGIPAPIYFGALVDSTCLHWGTLKCGESGACRIYDSTNFRYIYLGLPAALRGSSYIPAFLILAILRKRRLPGEEASSGTVLVEAKVTGKENECKDRHQNSKVSNNDEWKTKL, encoded by the exons CTGAGACTCATAAAATAAGATGTCTTTCCAAGTTGAAG ATGTTTCTGTTGGCAATAACATGTGCATATGTAGCCAAAACACTATCTGGATCTTATATGAATTCCATGCTCACACAAATAGAGAGACAATTCAACATCCCAACATCTGTGGTTGGATTTATTAATGGGAGCTTTGAGATTG GAAATCTTTTGTTGATTGTATTTGTGAGTTATTTTGGAACCAAACTGCATAGACCTATAATGATTGGTGTTGGATGTGTGGTTATGAGCCTAGGGTGTTTCTTACAATCACTACCTCATTTCTTCATGGACCG ATATGAATATGAATCTACAGTTTCAGTTTCAGGCAATTTGTCCTCAAACAGTTTCTTGTGTATGGAAAATGGAACCCAGATTTTCAGACCAACAGAGGATCCATCAG ggTTTATAGAAACAGGAGCTATCATTGGTCCTCTGATTGGACTTTTGTTAGCATCATTTTGTGCAAACGTTTATGTTGACACTGGATCTGTGAACACAG AGGACCTGACCATAACTCCCACTGATACGCGTTGGGTTGGTGCATGGTGGTTTGGCTTTCTGGTTTGTGCAGGAGTGAATCTGCTCACTGccatcccttttttctttttgcccaaAACGCCTCCAAAAGAAGGACTAACAAATAATGCTGAGATCGTTAAAAACGaccaagaagagaaacaaaaagaagtcaagaaggaaaaggatggaatcACTAAGG attttttaccCTTCTTGAAAAGTCTTTTATGCAACCCAATTTACATGCTTTTCATACTAATAAGTGTGATCCAGTTCAATGCATTTGTTAATATGATCTCCTTCATGCCGAAATATCTGGAACAACAATATGGAAAATCATCTTCGGATGCAATCTTTTTAATTG GTATTTATAACTTACCTCCAATATGCATTGGATATATAGTTGGTGGTTTAATTATGAAGAAGTTCAAGATTACTGTCAAACAAGCTGCCCACATAGGATGCTGGTTTTCTTTAATTGAGTATCTTCTCTATTACTTGTGTTTTCTCATGATCTGTGATAACTCTCCAGTTGCTGGCGTAACCACCTCTTATGAAGG AACACATCAAGATTTATACGTGGAAAATATCCTTACTGGCTGCAACATGAATTGCAACTGTCCAACTAAAATATGGGACCCTGTGTGTGGAGAAAATGGTTTGTCGTATATGTCGGCTTGTCTTGCTGGCTGTGAGACATCTGTCGGAACAGGAATAGACATG GTGTTCCAAAATTGTAGCTGCATTGGGACATCAGGAAATTCATCTGCAGTTCTTGGGCTGTGTGACAAAGGACATGACTGTTCCCTGATGCTCCAATACTTTTTAATCCTATCCATGACCAGtagtttcatttattctttatccGCCATACCTGGATATATGGTTCTCCTGAG gTGTATCAAGCCTGAAGAGAAGTCTCTTGGTGTAGGATTACATACATTTTGCACAAGAGTATTTg CTGGGATTCCTGCACCTATATATTTTGGAGCTTTAGTGGACTCCACATGTTTACATTGGGGAACTTTGAAATGTGGTGAGTCAGGGGCATGCAGGATATATGATTCCACCAACTTCAG GTATATTTACCTTGGATTGCCAGCAGCGCTAAGAGGCTCAAGCTATATTCCAGCCTTTTTGATCTTGGCTATTTTGAGGAAGCGTCGCCTACCTGGGGAAGAAGCCTCTTCAGGAACTGTGCTTGTAGAGGCGAAGGTTACGGGGAAGGAAAATGAGTGCAAAGATAGGCACCAAAATTCCAAAGTTTCAAATAATGATGAATGGAAAACTAAACTGTAA
- the SLCO1A2 gene encoding solute carrier organic anion transporter family member 1A2 isoform X5 translates to MGDTEERTETHKIRCLSKLKMFLLAITCAYVAKTLSGSYMNSMLTQIERQFNIPTSVVGFINGSFEIECVKEVKSLMWVYVLVGNIIRGIGETPIMPLGISYIEDFAKSENSPLYIGFIETGAIIGPLIGLLLASFCANVYVDTGSVNTEDLTITPTDTRWVGAWWFGFLVCAGVNLLTAIPFFFLPKTPPKEGLTNNAEIVKNDQEEKQKEVKKEKDGITKDFLPFLKSLLCNPIYMLFILISVIQFNAFVNMISFMPKYLEQQYGKSSSDAIFLIGIYNLPPICIGYIVGGLIMKKFKITVKQAAHIGCWFSLIEYLLYYLCFLMICDNSPVAGVTTSYEGTHQDLYVENILTGCNMNCNCPTKIWDPVCGENGLSYMSACLAGCETSVGTGIDMVFQNCSCIGTSGNSSAVLGLCDKGHDCSLMLQYFLILSMTSSFIYSLSAIPGYMVLLRCIKPEEKSLGVGLHTFCTRVFAGIPAPIYFGALVDSTCLHWGTLKCGESGACRIYDSTNFRYIYLGLPAALRGSSYIPAFLILAILRKRRLPGEEASSGTVLVEAKVTGKENECKDRHQNSKVSNNDEWKTKL, encoded by the exons CTGAGACTCATAAAATAAGATGTCTTTCCAAGTTGAAG ATGTTTCTGTTGGCAATAACATGTGCATATGTAGCCAAAACACTATCTGGATCTTATATGAATTCCATGCTCACACAAATAGAGAGACAATTCAACATCCCAACATCTGTGGTTGGATTTATTAATGGGAGCTTTGAGATTG aATGTGTGAAGGAAGTTAAATCATTAATGTGGGTGTATGTACTAGTAGGAAATATCATACGTGGAATTGGTGAAACTCCCATCATGCCTTTGGGTATTTCCTACATAGAAGATTTTGCCAAATCTGAAAACTCTCCTTTATATATTG ggTTTATAGAAACAGGAGCTATCATTGGTCCTCTGATTGGACTTTTGTTAGCATCATTTTGTGCAAACGTTTATGTTGACACTGGATCTGTGAACACAG AGGACCTGACCATAACTCCCACTGATACGCGTTGGGTTGGTGCATGGTGGTTTGGCTTTCTGGTTTGTGCAGGAGTGAATCTGCTCACTGccatcccttttttctttttgcccaaAACGCCTCCAAAAGAAGGACTAACAAATAATGCTGAGATCGTTAAAAACGaccaagaagagaaacaaaaagaagtcaagaaggaaaaggatggaatcACTAAGG attttttaccCTTCTTGAAAAGTCTTTTATGCAACCCAATTTACATGCTTTTCATACTAATAAGTGTGATCCAGTTCAATGCATTTGTTAATATGATCTCCTTCATGCCGAAATATCTGGAACAACAATATGGAAAATCATCTTCGGATGCAATCTTTTTAATTG GTATTTATAACTTACCTCCAATATGCATTGGATATATAGTTGGTGGTTTAATTATGAAGAAGTTCAAGATTACTGTCAAACAAGCTGCCCACATAGGATGCTGGTTTTCTTTAATTGAGTATCTTCTCTATTACTTGTGTTTTCTCATGATCTGTGATAACTCTCCAGTTGCTGGCGTAACCACCTCTTATGAAGG AACACATCAAGATTTATACGTGGAAAATATCCTTACTGGCTGCAACATGAATTGCAACTGTCCAACTAAAATATGGGACCCTGTGTGTGGAGAAAATGGTTTGTCGTATATGTCGGCTTGTCTTGCTGGCTGTGAGACATCTGTCGGAACAGGAATAGACATG GTGTTCCAAAATTGTAGCTGCATTGGGACATCAGGAAATTCATCTGCAGTTCTTGGGCTGTGTGACAAAGGACATGACTGTTCCCTGATGCTCCAATACTTTTTAATCCTATCCATGACCAGtagtttcatttattctttatccGCCATACCTGGATATATGGTTCTCCTGAG gTGTATCAAGCCTGAAGAGAAGTCTCTTGGTGTAGGATTACATACATTTTGCACAAGAGTATTTg CTGGGATTCCTGCACCTATATATTTTGGAGCTTTAGTGGACTCCACATGTTTACATTGGGGAACTTTGAAATGTGGTGAGTCAGGGGCATGCAGGATATATGATTCCACCAACTTCAG GTATATTTACCTTGGATTGCCAGCAGCGCTAAGAGGCTCAAGCTATATTCCAGCCTTTTTGATCTTGGCTATTTTGAGGAAGCGTCGCCTACCTGGGGAAGAAGCCTCTTCAGGAACTGTGCTTGTAGAGGCGAAGGTTACGGGGAAGGAAAATGAGTGCAAAGATAGGCACCAAAATTCCAAAGTTTCAAATAATGATGAATGGAAAACTAAACTGTAA